The following are encoded in a window of Vibrio sp. SCSIO 43136 genomic DNA:
- a CDS encoding amidohydrolase has product MNTSSVFAGENADTVFINGQVYTVNESQAWAEAFAVKNGEIVKLGNTKEITEFKDADTEVIDLKGQFVLPGFIDAHTHPIRVAMMENTFFNHSAFDKVTPDEFGKKLQEYAAGKGKNLEWVYGKSFSWEFFLNTGVEMDRHFLDKYVPDRPVAIEDDGGHVVVVNSKALEIAGITKDSVAPEGGKYGLDDKGELNGHLIAGPAIQSVLSYHPPHRQEDVTKAALDSLKTNNHFGITGMKVVEGDREQMQAYHDLDQQGLLTADVNMHPYLKEFFFGTDITPALKEKAKYETEHFRVNGVKAFIDSSFFGRAAAVSKPYKNSDDLGKLYTPYEEFKDIMIKYNGMGLAVTTHSVGDRGTALVLKAMEESAKVNGIENVRKLRNHIAHCFMVQDEDFGRAKNLNAMLEFSPAVWFPHPLWKVLEQDMDIDDIMGFFPIKQAAQEGNVYIASPDWSQTPLDPMMHIETLTTRRLPGMPMTAETLNEDMQIDLETALRAYTINPAYAMHLEDKVGSLEEGKKANFQIMTANLFEVPKNELMQQYATKVYFEGKLVAENSAKPVENSEK; this is encoded by the coding sequence ATGAACACAAGTTCAGTATTTGCTGGTGAGAATGCAGATACTGTTTTTATCAACGGCCAAGTATACACGGTTAACGAAAGCCAAGCATGGGCAGAAGCTTTTGCAGTTAAAAATGGTGAAATCGTTAAGTTAGGTAATACCAAAGAAATTACAGAATTTAAAGATGCCGATACAGAAGTGATCGATCTGAAGGGCCAATTTGTCTTACCTGGTTTCATTGACGCGCACACCCACCCAATACGTGTTGCTATGATGGAAAATACCTTTTTCAATCACAGTGCGTTTGACAAAGTCACGCCAGACGAGTTTGGTAAAAAGCTTCAAGAGTACGCGGCAGGCAAGGGCAAGAACTTAGAGTGGGTTTACGGTAAGTCATTCTCTTGGGAGTTTTTCCTAAATACTGGCGTTGAGATGGACCGTCACTTCCTAGATAAGTACGTACCTGATCGTCCTGTGGCAATCGAAGATGATGGCGGCCACGTTGTTGTGGTTAACTCGAAAGCGCTTGAAATTGCGGGTATTACCAAAGATTCAGTTGCTCCAGAAGGCGGTAAATATGGTCTTGATGACAAAGGCGAGCTAAATGGCCATCTGATCGCTGGTCCTGCTATCCAATCGGTACTTTCCTACCATCCGCCTCATCGTCAAGAAGACGTGACCAAAGCAGCACTGGACTCACTAAAAACCAATAACCATTTTGGTATCACAGGCATGAAAGTGGTAGAGGGTGACCGTGAACAGATGCAAGCTTATCACGATCTAGACCAGCAAGGTTTATTGACCGCTGATGTCAATATGCACCCTTACTTAAAAGAGTTCTTCTTTGGCACGGATATTACTCCAGCGCTAAAAGAGAAAGCTAAGTATGAAACTGAGCACTTCCGTGTAAACGGGGTTAAAGCTTTTATAGATTCCTCCTTTTTTGGACGCGCGGCGGCGGTTTCGAAGCCTTACAAAAACTCTGATGACCTAGGCAAACTCTACACACCTTACGAAGAGTTTAAAGACATCATGATTAAGTACAACGGCATGGGTCTTGCGGTGACAACTCACTCAGTAGGTGACCGTGGTACAGCTTTGGTACTGAAAGCGATGGAAGAGTCGGCTAAAGTGAACGGAATCGAAAACGTTCGTAAGCTTCGCAACCATATAGCACACTGCTTTATGGTTCAAGACGAAGACTTTGGCCGAGCGAAAAACCTTAACGCAATGTTGGAATTCTCACCTGCAGTTTGGTTCCCACACCCGCTTTGGAAAGTGCTAGAGCAAGACATGGATATCGACGATATCATGGGCTTCTTCCCTATCAAGCAAGCGGCGCAAGAAGGCAATGTTTACATTGCTTCTCCGGACTGGAGCCAAACACCGCTAGATCCAATGATGCATATCGAGACATTAACGACTCGTCGATTGCCTGGTATGCCGATGACAGCTGAAACCTTAAACGAAGATATGCAGATTGATCTAGAAACAGCGCTACGCGCATACACCATCAACCCTGCGTATGCGATGCACCTTGAAGACAAAGTTGGCTCGTTGGAAGAAGGCAAGAAAGCAAACTTCCAAATCATGACGGCAAACTTGTTTGAAGTGCCTAAAAACGAACTGATGCAACAGTACGCAACCAAGGTTTACTTCGAAGGTAAACTGGTCGCTGAAAACAGCGCTAAACCTGTTGAAAACTCAGAAAAGTAA
- a CDS encoding LysR family transcriptional regulator encodes MDVNISQVTAFIAVYDTGSFALASHKIGKHASTLSRQISNLETELGYELFERHASALTPNHHADELYEYAKAVKFELDQFNRRALNVLQMHPTKLTLALDSSTLGMNIPTALVEVTEKFPTLDLRFIDGTTQECIDSVERGEADLAVVLSAEQYNLDIAVAKLQAFTASAVTSASYAKKFGIKPFDTISQLKQRKMRQVILKSFQDIWHHEVLKCSHHCHSVSNFSCALDLIVNGVGWGIVPHALTQNLIDSGELVSFKVERESILRWSVDAIWLASKPLSEPLQLLIDTLSRNATHQ; translated from the coding sequence ATGGATGTAAATATATCCCAAGTCACTGCCTTTATTGCAGTTTATGATACTGGAAGCTTTGCACTTGCGTCTCACAAGATTGGCAAGCACGCATCAACATTGAGCAGACAAATAAGTAACTTAGAAACTGAACTTGGTTACGAATTGTTCGAAAGACATGCCAGTGCATTGACACCAAACCACCATGCTGATGAATTATATGAGTATGCAAAAGCGGTAAAGTTTGAGCTCGATCAATTTAATCGTAGGGCATTAAACGTTCTACAAATGCATCCAACAAAATTGACACTCGCATTGGACAGTTCGACGCTAGGAATGAACATCCCGACTGCCTTAGTGGAGGTGACTGAAAAGTTTCCGACGTTGGATTTGCGTTTTATTGATGGCACGACCCAAGAGTGCATCGATAGTGTTGAACGTGGCGAAGCAGATCTTGCAGTGGTGTTATCTGCTGAGCAGTACAACCTCGATATCGCCGTAGCAAAATTGCAGGCATTTACTGCCTCTGCAGTCACCAGTGCCAGCTATGCTAAGAAGTTCGGCATCAAGCCGTTTGACACGATTAGCCAGCTAAAGCAGCGAAAAATGCGCCAAGTGATCCTAAAATCCTTCCAAGATATATGGCATCATGAAGTATTGAAATGCAGCCATCACTGCCACAGTGTGAGCAATTTTTCTTGCGCTCTTGATCTTATCGTCAATGGGGTAGGTTGGGGTATTGTACCGCATGCATTAACACAAAATCTGATCGACAGCGGTGAGTTAGTGAGCTTTAAAGTCGAAAGGGAGTCGATTTTGCGCTGGTCGGTAGATGCTATCTGGCTGGCTTCAAAACCGCTCTCTGAGCCTCTTCAACTACTCATAGACACATTGAGTCGCAACGCTACCCATCAATAG
- the malG gene encoding maltose ABC transporter permease MalG yields MPMVQGKSLKYRVAATHVALWVFLALIIFPLLMVVAISFREGNFATGELIPSNPSLEHWKLALGIAVENADGSVTPPPFPVLLWLWNSVKVAGVTAVLIVALSTTSAYAFARLRFSGKEPILKAMMIFQMFPAVLALVAMYALFDKLGQYIPFLGLNTHGGLIFSYLGGIALHVWTIKGYFETIDSSLEEAAALDGATPWQAFKLVLLPLSVPILAVVFILAFIGAVTEVPVASLLLSDVNNYTLAVGMQQYLYPQNYLWGDFAAAAVLSALPITIVFLLAQRWLVGGLTAGGVKG; encoded by the coding sequence ATGCCAATGGTTCAAGGTAAATCATTAAAATACCGTGTGGCAGCGACACACGTGGCTCTATGGGTATTCCTAGCCCTAATCATCTTCCCGCTGCTAATGGTTGTTGCTATCTCATTCCGTGAAGGTAACTTCGCAACAGGCGAGTTAATTCCATCTAACCCTTCGTTAGAGCACTGGAAACTGGCGTTAGGTATTGCGGTTGAAAATGCAGATGGCAGCGTAACACCGCCGCCATTCCCAGTCCTACTATGGCTATGGAACTCGGTAAAAGTTGCGGGTGTGACAGCGGTACTTATCGTAGCACTATCAACAACATCAGCTTACGCATTTGCTCGTCTACGCTTTAGCGGTAAAGAGCCAATCCTAAAAGCGATGATGATCTTCCAGATGTTCCCAGCAGTACTTGCGCTAGTAGCTATGTATGCCCTATTTGATAAGTTAGGTCAGTACATTCCGTTCCTTGGTCTAAACACCCACGGCGGTCTGATCTTCTCTTACCTAGGTGGTATCGCACTACACGTATGGACGATTAAAGGTTACTTCGAGACTATCGACTCTTCACTAGAAGAAGCGGCAGCGCTGGATGGTGCGACTCCATGGCAGGCATTTAAGCTAGTACTACTACCGCTTTCTGTGCCAATCCTAGCGGTAGTGTTCATCCTTGCCTTTATCGGTGCGGTAACAGAAGTACCAGTGGCGTCGCTACTACTTTCTGACGTGAACAACTATACTCTAGCAGTTGGTATGCAACAGTACCTATACCCTCAGAACTACCTATGGGGTGACTTTGCGGCAGCAGCTGTACTATCTGCTCTACCGATCACAATTGTGTTCCTTCTGGCACAACGTTGGTTAGTTGGTGGATTGACAGCAGGTGGCGTTAAGGGATAA
- the malF gene encoding maltose ABC transporter permease MalF, translating into MQSVQGTDAIDVAAPKTSKQVFIKWSLLATVGIVNGYASILMYSRGEIAFAMLTILLTSLALYIFGSKKTYAHRYIYPGIAGMILFILFPLAYTVGLAFTNYSAKNQLSFERAQSVLLGQTFQSGESYGFDLYKTDSGHRIVVKDGDQLLSTKDINLANATDLTLELTPVASVEGEKEKIKTIVQNRSTISGFDLRKPDGKDIRMSGLRKFAAISPLYTLQDDGESLLNNKSGELFKPNMEIGFYQPYENGEFVGNQVSPGFIVNIGADNFKRVYEDDGIKEPFVSIFIWTVVFSALSVGLTLVIGLVLASVVQWEELKGRAVYRVLLILPYAVPSFISILIFKGLFNQSFGEINMVLEAIFGISPSWFSDPFLAKTMVLIVNCWLGFPYMMILCMGLLKAIPDDLYEASAIDGAGPFKNFMNITVPLMIKPLTPLLIASFAFNFNNFVMIMLLTNGGPNMIGTSEPAGYTDLLVSYTYRIAFEGSGGQDFGLASAIATLIFLLVGGLALLNLRFTKLSER; encoded by the coding sequence ATGCAGTCAGTTCAAGGCACAGACGCTATTGATGTAGCGGCACCTAAGACCAGTAAGCAGGTATTTATTAAGTGGTCGCTTTTGGCGACAGTCGGTATCGTGAATGGTTACGCAAGTATCCTAATGTATTCACGCGGCGAAATTGCGTTTGCAATGCTCACTATCCTGCTCACCTCTTTGGCACTATATATTTTCGGAAGCAAGAAGACATACGCACACCGTTATATCTATCCGGGTATTGCGGGTATGATCCTTTTCATCCTATTCCCTCTTGCTTACACTGTCGGGCTGGCATTCACTAACTACAGTGCGAAAAACCAATTATCGTTTGAGCGAGCTCAATCTGTATTGCTCGGTCAAACTTTCCAAAGTGGTGAAAGCTACGGATTTGATCTGTACAAAACCGATTCAGGCCACCGTATTGTCGTTAAAGACGGTGACCAACTGCTTTCCACCAAAGACATCAATCTTGCTAACGCAACCGACCTAACACTTGAGCTTACGCCAGTGGCATCGGTTGAAGGTGAGAAAGAGAAAATCAAAACTATCGTTCAAAATCGTTCTACGATCAGTGGTTTTGACTTACGCAAGCCAGACGGCAAAGACATTCGCATGAGTGGTCTGCGTAAGTTTGCGGCAATCTCTCCGCTCTACACTCTGCAAGACGATGGCGAGTCGCTTCTCAACAACAAATCAGGCGAATTGTTCAAACCAAACATGGAAATCGGTTTCTACCAACCGTATGAAAATGGCGAGTTTGTCGGTAACCAAGTATCACCAGGTTTCATCGTAAACATCGGTGCAGACAACTTTAAGCGTGTTTACGAAGATGATGGCATTAAAGAGCCGTTCGTGAGCATCTTCATCTGGACAGTCGTATTCTCGGCGCTATCTGTTGGCCTAACGCTTGTGATTGGTCTGGTGCTGGCGAGTGTTGTTCAGTGGGAAGAGCTTAAAGGTCGTGCGGTTTACCGTGTCCTTCTAATCCTGCCATATGCGGTTCCATCGTTTATCTCTATCTTGATCTTTAAAGGTCTTTTCAACCAGAGTTTTGGTGAGATCAACATGGTACTTGAAGCAATCTTTGGTATTAGCCCGAGCTGGTTCTCAGACCCGTTCCTAGCGAAGACCATGGTGCTTATCGTTAACTGCTGGCTTGGTTTCCCTTACATGATGATTCTATGTATGGGTCTACTAAAAGCGATTCCTGATGACCTTTACGAAGCGTCTGCAATTGATGGTGCTGGCCCGTTCAAAAACTTCATGAACATCACTGTACCACTGATGATCAAGCCGCTAACGCCGCTACTGATTGCAAGTTTCGCATTTAACTTCAACAACTTCGTAATGATCATGCTATTGACTAATGGTGGTCCGAACATGATTGGTACTTCAGAGCCTGCTGGTTACACCGACCTTCTAGTAAGCTACACCTACCGAATCGCATTCGAAGGTAGTGGTGGTCAAGACTTCGGTCTAGCAAGTGCGATTGCAACTCTGATCTTCCTATTGGTTGGTGGTCTAGCACTACTGAACCTACGATTCACCAAGCTGTCTGAGCGATAA
- the malE gene encoding maltose/maltodextrin ABC transporter substrate-binding protein MalE → MKKALSTIAVCTLTALGSFGAHAAIEEGQLTIWINGDKGYNGLAEVGKKFEEDTGVKVTVAHPDGLQDKFPQTAATGDGPDIVFWAHDRFGGYAESGLLAEVKPSADTKAGIVDFAWDAVTYNGKLIGYPVAVESLSLIYNKDLVPNPPKNWEEVEALHAKLQKDGKSAIMWNLKEPYFTWPLMAADGGYAFKYTSSGYDIKDAGINKPGVKASMNFVKSLVEKGVISADMDYSVSESEFNKGNTAMTINGPWAWGNIEKSGINYGVTTLPKFNGQASKPFVGVLTAGISTASPNKDLAVEFIENYLLTNDGLREVNNDKPLGAVALNSFQDELGADKRIAATMDNALNGEIMPNIPQMNAFWGSAKNAVVNVVDGRQTVDAALADAEKQMTK, encoded by the coding sequence ATGAAAAAAGCTCTAAGCACTATTGCAGTATGTACTCTAACTGCACTTGGTTCTTTTGGCGCTCACGCTGCTATCGAAGAAGGTCAACTAACCATCTGGATCAACGGTGATAAAGGCTACAACGGACTTGCAGAGGTAGGTAAGAAGTTCGAAGAAGATACAGGCGTTAAGGTGACAGTTGCTCACCCAGATGGCCTACAAGACAAATTCCCTCAAACTGCGGCGACTGGCGACGGTCCAGACATCGTATTTTGGGCTCACGACCGTTTCGGTGGCTACGCTGAATCTGGTCTACTAGCAGAAGTTAAACCTTCAGCAGATACTAAAGCAGGCATCGTTGATTTTGCGTGGGACGCAGTAACTTACAACGGTAAGCTAATCGGTTACCCAGTAGCTGTTGAGTCTCTATCTCTAATCTACAACAAAGACCTAGTGCCAAACCCACCTAAAAACTGGGAAGAAGTTGAAGCGCTACACGCTAAGCTTCAAAAAGACGGCAAGTCTGCAATTATGTGGAACCTAAAAGAACCGTACTTCACTTGGCCTCTAATGGCTGCTGATGGCGGTTACGCATTCAAATACACTTCATCTGGCTACGACATCAAAGACGCTGGTATCAACAAGCCAGGTGTTAAAGCTTCAATGAACTTCGTTAAGTCTCTAGTTGAGAAAGGCGTTATCTCTGCAGACATGGACTACTCTGTATCTGAGTCTGAGTTCAACAAAGGTAACACTGCGATGACTATCAACGGCCCATGGGCTTGGGGTAACATCGAGAAGTCTGGCATCAACTACGGTGTAACAACTCTACCTAAGTTCAACGGTCAAGCTTCTAAGCCTTTCGTTGGCGTACTAACAGCAGGTATCAGCACTGCTTCTCCAAACAAAGATCTAGCAGTTGAGTTCATCGAGAACTACCTACTAACTAACGACGGTCTACGTGAAGTAAACAATGACAAGCCACTAGGCGCAGTAGCTCTTAACTCTTTCCAAGACGAGCTAGGTGCTGACAAGCGTATCGCTGCAACAATGGATAACGCACTAAACGGCGAAATCATGCCTAACATTCCTCAAATGAACGCTTTCTGGGGTTCTGCGAAGAATGCAGTAGTAAACGTTGTTGACGGTCGTCAAACAGTTGATGCAGCGCTTGCTGATGCTGAAAAACAAATGACTAAATAA
- the malK gene encoding maltose/maltodextrin ABC transporter ATP-binding protein MalK → MASVTLKNVSKAYGDVLISKNVDLDIKQGEFVVFVGPSGCGKSTLLRCIAGLEDITSGDLYIGDERMNDVEPSKRGVGMVFQSYALYPHLNLYDNMSFGLKLAKADKGEIDKRVSKAADILQLTHLLERQPKALSGGQRQRVAIGRTLVSQPDVFLLDEPLSNLDAALRVQMRSQITKLQRQLGCTMIYVTHDQVEAMTMADKIVVLDAGFVSQVGKPLELYHYPENRFVAGFIGSPKMNFISVFIEAVEDERVMVQMSNGEAFWIPVDGSTVTKGDRMSLGIRPEHIIHVDDADGMIEGEIQVVEKLGNETQIYLNLEDADADVIYRAPDTLEVEPGEKYKIGIPAHRCHLFHSDGRACKRLYKESGV, encoded by the coding sequence ATGGCGAGTGTCACTTTAAAGAACGTTTCTAAAGCTTACGGTGACGTACTGATTTCTAAAAACGTTGATTTAGATATCAAACAAGGTGAGTTTGTAGTATTCGTTGGCCCATCAGGCTGTGGTAAATCAACCCTACTTCGTTGTATTGCAGGTCTAGAAGACATTACTTCTGGTGACTTGTACATCGGCGACGAACGTATGAACGACGTTGAGCCTTCTAAACGTGGTGTAGGCATGGTATTCCAGTCTTACGCTCTTTACCCTCACCTAAACCTATATGACAACATGTCATTTGGCCTTAAGCTAGCGAAAGCTGACAAAGGCGAAATCGACAAGCGTGTATCGAAAGCCGCTGACATCCTTCAGCTAACGCACCTACTAGAGCGCCAACCTAAGGCACTTTCTGGTGGTCAGCGTCAGCGTGTTGCTATCGGTCGTACGCTAGTGTCACAACCAGACGTATTCCTTTTAGATGAGCCTCTATCTAACCTAGATGCGGCACTACGTGTACAAATGCGTAGCCAAATCACCAAACTTCAACGTCAACTTGGTTGTACCATGATCTACGTAACGCACGATCAGGTAGAAGCAATGACGATGGCTGACAAGATTGTGGTACTAGACGCTGGTTTCGTATCGCAAGTGGGCAAACCGCTAGAGCTTTACCACTACCCAGAAAACCGTTTTGTTGCAGGCTTCATCGGTTCACCAAAGATGAACTTCATCAGCGTATTCATTGAAGCGGTTGAAGATGAGCGCGTAATGGTTCAGATGTCGAACGGCGAAGCATTCTGGATCCCTGTAGACGGTTCAACAGTGACTAAAGGCGACCGTATGTCGCTAGGCATTCGCCCTGAGCATATCATTCACGTTGACGACGCAGACGGCATGATTGAAGGTGAAATTCAAGTTGTAGAAAAACTGGGTAACGAAACTCAAATCTACCTAAACCTTGAAGATGCTGACGCAGACGTTATTTACCGCGCTCCAGATACTCTAGAAGTAGAGCCGGGTGAAAAATACAAGATTGGTATTCCTGCACACCGTTGTCACTTGTTCCACAGCGACGGCCGTGCTTGTAAGCGCCTTTACAAAGAAAGCGGCGTTTAA